The window ATTCCGTGGATTTATGGAGAATCAGGTCAGCCTCCGAGCCTCGGCCCTTACCTTTTACTCATTAATGTCTGTAATCCCCATTTTGGCTATGGGTTTTGGTATTGCCAAGGGTTTTGGATTCGACAAACTGCTGGAGCAACAGCTCATGGACTCACTAAAAGGCCATGAGGAGATTGCCATAAAGCTCATCGACTTCTCCAACTCTCTTTTGGCCAGAACCGGTACCGGCTTAATTGCAGGTATTGGTATTGCTGTTCTATTCTGGTCGATACTCCAAGTTTTCTCAAACATCGAAAAATCGTTCAATGCCATATGGCAGATAGATAAAGGTCGGACATTTACGCGAAAATTTAGCGATTACCTCTCCATGATGCTCATCGCCCCCATTTTAGTGGTAGCATCGAGCAGTGCCACCGTATACCTCTCCACCCAACTAGGCTCATACGCACAGCAGGTTGAACTACTGGGCTACATAAGCCCGTTCCTGATATTCCTCTTACGGCTTATCCCCTACGTGCTGATTTGGCTTCTCTTTACACTTACATACATAGTGATGCCCAACACCACGGTTAACTTCAAGTCGGGGCTCATCGCCGGAATTGTAGCGGGAAGTGTCTTTGTAATCACGCAATGGGCCTACATTTACTTTCAGGTTGGTGTTTCAAAATACAATGCAATCTATGGTAGTTTCGCGGCACTTCCACTGTTTCTTATTTGGCTTCAAACCAGCTGGCTAATTGTGCTCTTTGGTGCCGAAATATCGTTTGCCATTCAAAACGTGCACCTTTACGAATTCGAAAACGAAGCGGTAAACATAAGTCCGCGGGCACGCAGAGCACTTTCGCTGCTGGTGATGCATCGCATTGTTGCCCAATTTAAGAATGGACTTCCACCGCTCACCGCCACCGACATCTCCGTGGAGTTAGGAATGCCAATTCGACTGGTGCGTCAACTTATTCACGGACTCACATCCACTAACCTATTGGTTGAAACCTATACAGAAGAACCAAAAACACGCGCCTACGTTCCTGCTATTTGGATTGAAAAAATTTCGATTAACTACGTAACCTCGGCCATCGACCGACTGGGGGTAGATACAAAGTTGGAGTCCAACAACCCTTCACTCGAAAAAATACTACAAATCCAAGAGAAATTTGAGACCATAGTGAATGAACACCCGGACAACATACTTCTCAAAGACATTTAGGAATCCTACAAACTAGTTGGTTACAGTAATCACAGTACCGCTAGAGGAGACTTGGTATTGCTTTAAGGGTTGGCCATTGGTTGTAGTTCCAAAGTTCATTAAGGAATAAACAGATTTACAGATGGGGCATACAGCTTCAAAAGGTTTATCTTTAGTTATTACCACCGATCCATCAAGAAGATCGCGTGGGCAGGTGGCATCGAATGCTAAGAAGTTTCCAGGTTCGCTGCAGTAAACCAAAACACCATGCCTGCGATAACCTTGGTTCGCCACCTTTATCGCATTAAACTGATTAGTGAGCGGTGCAAAATCCGGCTGGGTAAGCTGTCCTTGAAAATAAACAGGAACATCGGGAACTGGGCTTTTTGCCTCCTTCTCGCAAGAGGAAAACATTACCAGGAGAGTTGCAAAAAAGAAAGAGAAAAAAAGAGTTCTATTCATTCGATTACGATAAACATTCCTATAAATCAAGTTACTTGGCTTTCTAATTTCGCCACAAAGTTGCACGTTATTTTTTAAAGAGACGACATTCCATTGCTTTGCCAAGCAAAAAAAACTAATTTGATCCTATTTTCGGGTAAAACTATATTTAGAATGCGTACATTCGTCATTGAACTGTTTCGAACTTAAGGATACTACCCAAGCTATAAAACATCTATGATTCACAATATAATTGTACCTTTGAGAAATGAAGTTATTGGTTAAAACGTTAATACTCGTCCTTTTGTTGCCCTTAGCATCAATTGACCTTCAGGCGCAAGACACAAAATACTCCATAGATAACGGTCCGATTAAGGCTCCATTAAGACGCAGAATAGCAAGATGGAGGGTGGCTCAAGATAAAAAAGCGACAGAAAGATTTAAGAGTAAGCAAAAACAACGGGAGGAAAAGGGTCGCAAACAGATGATAAAGCGTCACCTGTCGCACCAGCCACCGGAAGATAGAAAACGATTACAAAAAGAGATGGAAGCAAAACCCATCAACTACCCCGAAAAGGTAAGTAAGCGAAAGGCACGAAAGAAAAAATAAAAACATCTAGTCCTATAACCATGGATAAGAGCACTATAATCTACCTCATTGCCATTGGGCTGTTTATACTCTCCAAGGCGTTCACAAAGAAAAAACAGCAGAAGGAAGAACCTGCTGAGGGTTCGCCATTCGACGCCATTTTTGGTGGAGAGCAAGCGGCACCAAGAACCACTCGATCCGATCCATTCGAAGAGATCTTTGAGTCGTTTGGAAAGGCCGGCCCGGCACAGGAAGAGCCAGCCGAGCAACCGAGTGCCCGTATGCAGAATGGCTACTACTCGGAGGAGGCATATTCGGAAGAGCAGGAGTACCCTAGCTATAGTGAGCAACTCCTCGACACCCCAGCAACAGCAGCATTTACTCCCATCGACACCGTAGAGGATAGTATCTATAATCCGACAAAACTCTCAGTAGAAAATGAAAGTAATTTTGAGGGGGAATTAACAGCAATGACTACCTTTGACGCAGATCAAAAGAAGCGAGAAGAGGCGGAAATGCATGAAGTATCGCCCTACGTAACCAACTTCAACCTTAAGTACGCAATGGTTTACGCAGAGATACTGAAACCTAAATTTCAAGAAATTTAAGGACGAACCTAAGCGGTTCAATTATAAACTTTTTTACTATATTTGCCCGAAAGGGAGAGTTCCGAGTGATCGGAATTCTTTTTTATTTACCCTAATTAAACTAATAAATCATGGCCAAGGTAGATTACGTAACCGAGGAAGGCTTTCAGAGATTAAAAGCTGAACTTGACCAACTTAAAAACGTGGAAAGACCTGCCATTTCGCGCCAAATTGCAGAGGCAAGAGACAAGGGCGATCTTTCAGAAAACGCTGAGTACGATGCAGCAAAAGAGGCACAAGGACTCATGGAACTTAAGATCTCGAAACTCGAGAACATTGTTGCTCATGCCCGTATTCTCGACGAAACAAAGATTGACATTTCCAAGGTTCAAATCTTAAATCGCGTTACCATCAAAAACACCAAAACTGGCGCTAAGATGGAATACCTGCTCGTTGCCGAAAGCGAAGCAAACCTAAAAGAGTCTAAACTCTCCATTGGCACTCCCATCGCTCAAGCCCTCCTAGGAAAGAAGGTTGGTGACTCGGTTACCGTTACGGTTCCTTCGGGCGATGTGACTTTCGAAATCATGGAAATTTCGCGATAACTGTCAATAGAAAGCCATGTCAACAATATTCACCCGCATTGTTAATGGAGAAATCCCCAGCTACAAAATAGCCGAGGACGAAGACTACTATGCCTTTCTCGACATTAACCCAATGGCTAAAGGGCACACCCTCGTTATTCCGAAGAAAGAGATCGATTACATTTTTGCTCTGGATCAGCAGACACTGGCAGGGCTAATACTTTTTGCCCAACGCATTGCACATGCCATTGAACTGGCAATTCCTTGCAAGCGCATTGGCGTAGCTGTTCTTGGGCTGGAAGTACCGCATGCCCACATCCATCTTGTTCCGCTTAACACCGAAAGCGACATAGACTTTCGCAAACCAAAGATTAAGCTCACGCCTGAGGAGTTTAAAGGACTTGCAGAAGCAATCACCAAAGAATTCATATAGAATAATTCCGGTTAGCAGCACACTCCATCGACAAGCCTAAGCTTGCCGCTTAGGGTATTATGCTGCTAACCGGAGTTTACTTTCGCCGATACTATACCTTTTTAATCCGATCGGGGTTCTGGCTCAAAAAGGCCGCCCATCCCGAACCTTTTGTTGCCGCAGGCAATGCACTATTCGACTGAAAGAAATGGCAAACCGCAGCAGCTAAGCCATCAGTTGCATCTAAATCCTTTGGCAGTTCCTTTATCTTAAGCATATTTTGAAGAATAGCAGCCACCTGCTCTTTCGACGATTCACCCCGCCCTGTTATACTCATCTTAATTTTCCGTGGGGCATACTCGAAGATGGGAATATCGTGCATAAGCGCCGCGGTCATCGCTACACCCTGTGCCCGACCAAGTTTGAGCATACTCTGCACATTTTTCCCAAAAAACGGAGCCTCAATGGCCAACTCATCCGGTTTATACTCCTCCACCAAATGGCTTACTCTCTCAAAAATCTTTTTCAGGGTAAGGTAATGATCCTTGATCTTATTCAACTCAATAACGCCCATTACCACAAGTTCCATCTTCTTGCCTTCCACGCGAATTATACCATAGCCAAGCAGATTTGTGCCAGGATCGATGCCCAAGATTATTTTCTCCGTCGTTGACTTTTTTTCAACCATTAGTATACTCCCGTTAACTTTCCAATCTCGCTATTAGGTGTTACCATCAATGCTGTTGGTGCAATCGCCCGGCTGCGAATGCCCGCTGAAATACCTAATGATTGAAGCGCTTTAGAGAAACTCTCTTCCTGTAAGTCACCAAAATCGCGGGACAAATCATCAGCAGCCAAAACATCCACTTCAAGACCACTGTAATAATCGCCTACATCTTGTGAATTCTGGGTAGAAAAACAAATGGGAGCAAAAGCGTAGTTCTTGTAGGTAAAGACATACATACCAACCGGTTTTCCATATGTATTCTCCCCAACCAATTTTACATTCATATATGGCTTGAGCCCATTTATAACCAACTCACTCGAAGAAGCCGTAGCTTTCGTTCCAATAAATGCAACCTTAGTAATACCCTGCAATGCAAAAGGATTGTCGTCGAATTTAATAGTAGTATCAAGACTCGATTGCTTGCTGTTGTGAATATAACTAAAGAATGTTTTAGTAGTATTACCAGTCCCAATAATCAGGCTGGCCAGCTGAGTTGCTACGGATGTTAAACCACCACCATTATAGCGCAAATCAACCACCAACTCCTCCACTCCCTGTTCGTTGAAGTATTGGAACGCGTTATTTAACTCATCCTTTGAGTTGGCAATAAAGCTTTGGAAAGCCAAATATCCAACATTTTTTCCGCCTACATTTATAACTTTTTTAACTAATACACTGTTAAACGCAACCTCACGTTTCGTGAAAGTAGCCTCATGAACGACTCCATTCAAGTCTACCAACCTAATGGTTGCCGAAACTCCAGCATTTGCCGGACCCAGCAATGATGCCAAGTTAGTGGACGTAGGCACACTACCATTTATTTGGGTTATACTCCAACCACGTGTAACGCCAAGTGTTTTCAACGGACTATCGGTAAAGATATAAGCAATACGAAGGTTGCTTTGCGCATCAAAAGCCAGCGAAAAACCAAAACCAACATAGACGCCTCTATTAAAGTAGTCGTCAAATTCCTGTTTGCTCATCACAAAACTGTATCGATCGACCTCTTTATATTTGATTGCCTCAAGTAATTTATAGGGATCAGAATAATTTGCCGGATCGATATTGGGCATCTTATCATACCAGAGGTAATAAGATTTCATAGCAGCATAAAGCTGCGTATTGGCGTCTTGATCGGCCGTCAATTCATCGTCCTTGCTACAACCCAAAAAACCTATGACGATTAAAGCCATGATAAGAAGCGGTTGAACCCGAAGCACAAAGAGCTTTTTCATAAATCTTGCGTTTTTTTATCGATAACTTGCTGAAATATTACGCTAATGATGATAAGAATAAGTCCTGCAAAAGTTGTCCAATAAAGCGATTCACCC is drawn from Williamwhitmania taraxaci and contains these coding sequences:
- a CDS encoding HIT family protein gives rise to the protein MSTIFTRIVNGEIPSYKIAEDEDYYAFLDINPMAKGHTLVIPKKEIDYIFALDQQTLAGLILFAQRIAHAIELAIPCKRIGVAVLGLEVPHAHIHLVPLNTESDIDFRKPKIKLTPEEFKGLAEAITKEFI
- a CDS encoding S41 family peptidase; the encoded protein is MKKLFVLRVQPLLIMALIVIGFLGCSKDDELTADQDANTQLYAAMKSYYLWYDKMPNIDPANYSDPYKLLEAIKYKEVDRYSFVMSKQEFDDYFNRGVYVGFGFSLAFDAQSNLRIAYIFTDSPLKTLGVTRGWSITQINGSVPTSTNLASLLGPANAGVSATIRLVDLNGVVHEATFTKREVAFNSVLVKKVINVGGKNVGYLAFQSFIANSKDELNNAFQYFNEQGVEELVVDLRYNGGGLTSVATQLASLIIGTGNTTKTFFSYIHNSKQSSLDTTIKFDDNPFALQGITKVAFIGTKATASSSELVINGLKPYMNVKLVGENTYGKPVGMYVFTYKNYAFAPICFSTQNSQDVGDYYSGLEVDVLAADDLSRDFGDLQEESFSKALQSLGISAGIRSRAIAPTALMVTPNSEIGKLTGVY
- the ruvC gene encoding crossover junction endodeoxyribonuclease RuvC, encoding MVEKKSTTEKIILGIDPGTNLLGYGIIRVEGKKMELVVMGVIELNKIKDHYLTLKKIFERVSHLVEEYKPDELAIEAPFFGKNVQSMLKLGRAQGVAMTAALMHDIPIFEYAPRKIKMSITGRGESSKEQVAAILQNMLKIKELPKDLDATDGLAAAVCHFFQSNSALPAATKGSGWAAFLSQNPDRIKKV
- a CDS encoding YihY/virulence factor BrkB family protein, whose protein sequence is MSEKSQSGKPNSKVPLNKKVKELTHFLSHGIWSLRIDQYTRNKSMLYRTLRIILLGFRGFMENQVSLRASALTFYSLMSVIPILAMGFGIAKGFGFDKLLEQQLMDSLKGHEEIAIKLIDFSNSLLARTGTGLIAGIGIAVLFWSILQVFSNIEKSFNAIWQIDKGRTFTRKFSDYLSMMLIAPILVVASSSATVYLSTQLGSYAQQVELLGYISPFLIFLLRLIPYVLIWLLFTLTYIVMPNTTVNFKSGLIAGIVAGSVFVITQWAYIYFQVGVSKYNAIYGSFAALPLFLIWLQTSWLIVLFGAEISFAIQNVHLYEFENEAVNISPRARRALSLLVMHRIVAQFKNGLPPLTATDISVELGMPIRLVRQLIHGLTSTNLLVETYTEEPKTRAYVPAIWIEKISINYVTSAIDRLGVDTKLESNNPSLEKILQIQEKFETIVNEHPDNILLKDI
- the greA gene encoding transcription elongation factor GreA, translated to MAKVDYVTEEGFQRLKAELDQLKNVERPAISRQIAEARDKGDLSENAEYDAAKEAQGLMELKISKLENIVAHARILDETKIDISKVQILNRVTIKNTKTGAKMEYLLVAESEANLKESKLSIGTPIAQALLGKKVGDSVTVTVPSGDVTFEIMEISR